From the genome of uncultured Methanobacterium sp.:
TGGGGTCCTGTTTATTGTCAATAAAAGGCTGTTTAATATTTCAACACCCTCTATTTCAAATACACCTGATTCTCAAAAGGGAATAGTTGGATCTTTTCTAATGGGATTTTTAACCTGCCTTGCATGGTCACCCTGTTTCGGTCCTTACGTGGTTGCAGTAGCAACCTACAGTGCATCAACCGGAAACATAGGTTACAGTATAATAAACATGGCCATTTTCGCAGGAGGATTTTCATTAACCCTACTCCTTATGGCATTTTTAATGTCAAAAATAGATTTCAAAGGTATATTAAAATATTCAGATTGGATAAGGATTATTTCTGGGGCTATAATTGCTCTTGCAGGTTTGTATATGTTGGTGGGGTTTTTATAGATATAAAATTAGAGTTCACGAAGATAAATGAATTTTAGATGAGTTTTATCTATATTAAATACAACTACTTACTTCCTAATGTTCAATATGACGAAGCAATGATATTTGATAATATTTGGGATGATAATTGTTTTTAAGGGTATGTTATACATATTATTGAAATCTTACTTGAAAATAAAGGATTCCATTTGGTAATTATTGAATTCAACAAGATAATAAAAGCAACATTAGAATTTTCATTAAAGATTTTTCCCTAGATGATGAGTATAATAAGCTTACCCTCTTATTAGGTAAGATAATTCAAACTACGATCAATTCTGTGACTATCTAGATATACCAAGTGAAAAGAAAATAAAGCCGATTAGATAAAAACATCAAAAAATCATTTCAAAGCCTGATCAAGTTCTATTCAGATCTAATCAAAATCTAACTTACAATATTGGCAAGACTTATTATAAGAATCAAACGAGTATTTTCGTTCATATTTAGTTAATTTACATAGCCATGTGTATGTTGTATTAG
Proteins encoded in this window:
- a CDS encoding cytochrome c biogenesis CcdA family protein gives rise to the protein METGFLLSFLAGVASIISPCVLPLIPIVVGFSLLKRKNTEIVAFGLGFFLLFAIITILTAIFTAAINYYLLYFRIAAALIMVIIGVLFIVNKRLFNISTPSISNTPDSQKGIVGSFLMGFLTCLAWSPCFGPYVVAVATYSASTGNIGYSIINMAIFAGGFSLTLLLMAFLMSKIDFKGILKYSDWIRIISGAIIALAGLYMLVGFL